A single region of the Sorghum bicolor cultivar BTx623 chromosome 7, Sorghum_bicolor_NCBIv3, whole genome shotgun sequence genome encodes:
- the LOC8083522 gene encoding nitrate reductase [NADH] produces MAAVEPRQFGRLEPGVATNGAKAYPPPASHLPRRADSPVRGCGFPPLVSPPPRSNKPDDASPSDDDDDDDEDWRSLYGSHLQLEVEPAVHDARDEGTADAWIERNPSLVRLTGKHPFNCEPPLARLMHHGFITPAPLHYVRNHGAVPRGDWATWAVEVTGLVKRPARITMEELARDFPAVEIPVTLACAGNRRKEQNMVRQTVGFNWGAAGVSTSVWRGARLRDVLRRCGIMPRKGPGGALNVCFEGAEDLPGGGGGGGGSTKYGTSVTREWALDPSRDIMLAYMQNGEPLLPDHGFPVRVIIPGCIGGRMVKWLKRIVVTPAESDNYYHYKDNRVLPSHVDAELANAEAWWYKPEYIINELNINSVITTPGHDEILPINAITTQRGYTMKGYAYSGGGKKVTRVEVTLDGGETWLVCDLDHPEKPNKYGKYWCWCFWSVEVEVLDLLGAKEIAVRAWDQSLNTQPEKLIWNLMGMMNNCWFKVKVNVCRPHRGEIGLVFEHPTQPGNQSGGWMARQKHLETAEAAAPGLKRSTSTPFMSTISDGKQFTMSEVRRHASQESAWIVVHGHVYDCTKFLKDHPGGADSILINAGTDCTEEFDAIHSDKAKALLDTYRIGELITTGTGYSSDNSVHGGSAVLSNLAPIREAVRAPAPVALSNPREKIHCRLVGKKELSRDVRLFRFALPSSDQVLGLPIGKHIFVCATIDGKLCMRAYTPTSMVDEIGHFDLLVKVYFKNEHPKFPAGGLMTQYLDSLPVGSYIDVKGPLGHVEYTGRGSFVINGKQRHASRLAMICGGSGITPMYQVIQAVLRDQPEDQTEMHLVYANRTEDDILLRDELDRWAAEYPDRLKVWYVIDQVKRPEEGWKYSVGFVTEAVLREHVPEGGDDTLALACGPPPMIQFAVSPNLEKMNYDMANSFVVF; encoded by the exons ATGGCCGCTGTCGAGCCCCGGCAGTTCGGCCGCCTCGAGCCGGGCGTCGCCACGAACGGCGCCAAGGCGTACCCTCCTCCGGCGAGCCACCTCCCGCGGCGCGCCGACTCGCCCGTGCGCGGCTGCGGCTTCCCTCCCCTCGTCTCCCCGCCGCCCCGCAGCAACAAGCCGGACGACGCGTCGCCgtcggacgacgacgacgacgacgacgaggactgGCGCTCGCTCTACGGCTCGCACCTGCAGCTGGAGGTGGAGCCCGCGGTGCACGACGCGCGCGACGAAGGCACCGCGGACGCGTGGATCGAGCGCAACCCGTCCCTGGTCCGGCTGACGGGGAAGCACCCGTTCAACTGCGAGCCGCCGCTGGCGCGGCTGATGCACCACGGCTTCATCACCCCGGCGCCGCTGCACTACGTGCGCAACCACGGCGCCGTGCCGCGCGGGGACTGGGCGACGTGGGCCGTCGAGGTGACGGGGCTCGTCAAGCGGCCCGCGCGGATCACCATGGAGGAGCTGGCCCGGGACTTCCCCGCCGTGGAGATCCCCGTCACGCTCGCCTGCGCGGGCAACCGGCGCAAGGAGCAGAACATGGTGCGGCAGACGGTGGGCTTCAACTGGGGCGCCGCGGGGGTGTCCACCTCCGTGTGGCGCGGCGCGCGCCTCCGCGACGTGCTCCGCCGGTGCGGCATCATGCCACGCAAGGGCCCCGGCGGCGCGCTCAACGTCTGCTTCGAGGGCGCCGAGGAcctccccggcggcggcggcggcggcggcgggagcacCAAGTACGGCACCAGCGTCACGCGTGAGTGGGCGCTGGACCCGTCGCGGGACATCATGCTCGCCTACATGCAGAACGGCGAGCCGCTGCTGCCGGACCACGGCTTCCCGGTGCGCGTCATCATCCCGGGCTGCATCGGCGGCCGCATGGTCAAGTGGCTCAAGCGCATCGTCGTCACCCCCGCCGAGTCCGACAACTACTACCATTACAAGGACAACCGCGTCCTGCCGTCGCACGTCGACGCCGAGCTCGCCAACGCAGAAG CGTGGTGGTACAAGCCGGAGTACATCATCAACGAGCTGAACATAAACTCGGTGATCACGACGCCGGGGCACGACGAGATCCTGCCCATCAACGCCATTACCACACAGCGCGGCTACACCATGAAAGGATACGCCTACTCCG GCGGCGGCAAGAAGGTGACGCGGGTGGAGGTGACGCTGGACGGCGGCGAGACATGGCTGGTGTGCGACCTCGACCACCCGGAGAAGCCCAACAAGTACGGCAAGTACTGGTGCTGGTGCTTCTGGTCCGTCGAGGTGGAggtcctcgacctcctcggcgccAAGGAGATCGCCGTCCGCGCATGGGACCAGTCGCTCAACACGCAGCCCGAGAAGCTCATATGGAACCTCATG GGGATGATGAACAACTGCTGGTTCAAGGTGAAGGTGAACGTGTGCCGTCCACACAGAGGCGAGATCGGGCTGGTGTTCGAGCACCCGACGCAGCCGGGCAACCAGTCCGGCGGGTGGATGGCGCGGCAGAAGCACCTGGAGAcggcggaggccgcggcgccggGGCTGAAGCGCAGCACGTCCACGCCCTTCATGAGCACCATCAGCGACGGCAAGCAGTTCACCATGTCGGAGGTGCGCAGGCACGCGTCGCAGGAGTCGGCGTGGATCGTCGTGCACGGCCACGTCTACGACTGCACCAAGTTCCTCAAGGACCACCCGGGCGGCGCCGACAGCATCCTCATCAACGCCGGCACCGACTGCACCGAGGAGTTCGACGCCATCCACTCCGACAAGGCCAAGGCGCTCCTCGACACCTACCGCATCGGCGAGCTCATCACCACCGGCACCGGATACAGCTCCGACAACTCCGTCCATGGCGGCTCCGCCGTCCTGTCCAACCTCGCGCCCATCCGCGAGGCCGTCAGGGCCCCGGCCCCCGTCGCGCTCTCTAATCCGCGCGAGAAGATCCACTGCCGCCTCGTCGGCAAGAAGGAGCTGTCCCGCGACGTCCGCCTCTTCCGCTTCGCCCTGCCGTCGTCCGACCAGGTGCTCGGCCTCCCCATCGGCAAGCACATCTTCGTCTGCGCCACCATCGACGGGAAGCTCTGCATGCGGGCGTACACGCCGACGAGCATGGTGGACGAGATCGGCCACTTCGACCTCCTCGTCAAGGTCTACTTCAAGAACGAGCACCCAAAGTTCCCCGCCGGCGGGCTCATGACGCAGTACCTCGACTCGCTTCCCGTCGGCTCCTACATCGACGTCAAGGGCCCGCTCGGCCACGTCGAGTACACCGGCCGCGGCAGCTTCGTCATCAACGGCAAGCAGCGCCACGCGAGCCGCCTCGCCATGATCTGCGGCGGCAGCGGGATCACGCCCATGTACCAGGTCATCCAGGCGGTGCTGCGCGACCAGCCGGAGGACCAGACGGAGATGCACCTCGTGTACGCCAACCGGACGGAGGACGACATCCTCCTCCGCGACGAGCTCGACCGGTGGGCGGCAGAGTACCCGGACAGGCTCAAGGTGTGGTACGTGATCGACCAGGTGAAGCGCCCCGAGGAGGGGTGGAAGTACAGCGTCGGCTTCGTCACGGAGGCCGTCCTGCGGGAGCACGTTCCGGAAGGCGGCGACGATACGCTGGCCCTTGCCTGCGGACCGCCGCCGATGATCCAGTTCGCTGTCTCGCCGAACTTGGAGAAGATGAATTATGACATGGCCAATTCTTTCGTCGTGTTCTAA
- the LOC110437306 gene encoding uncharacterized protein LOC110437306: MATAAFDLNEEPPLEHDNGFDLNLPLDEFGAVDFDYLQNHADPAPVQPNQRRKDMSEEVRKQVYQTLLLRSKNGKLGKSDTKVVAAQFGVHLRQVQRLWKQGKTALANNIPVDVGSRKKGTVGRKPSMSTADLEVLRSIPYKERMTIEDVCAKLNMSKWAIQRYLKKGFLRRHSSSIKPYLTQANKKARLKWCVEMVKRDLLADPRFKDLYDFVFIDEKWFYLYQKSEKYYLLPDEDEPHRTCKNKNYIPRLMFLCVVARPRFRDGNCTFDGRIGCFPLVRYEPAMRGNGRTGRVRGDLRGHRKAPGGKVSGTISESVATKSGTISESSTMESGTSCDAMESGTDSNSESGAISLSGERRGERERERLERDEAMHATDRRARVAARRARRRAREVGAWRVSGEYYRSRARTGEWSCDASSASSCEASGTTA; the protein is encoded by the exons ATGGCAACGGCGGCGTTTGATCTCAACGAAGAACCTCCGTTGGAGCATGACAACG GATTTGATTTAAACCTGCCGTTAGATGAATTTGGTGCAGTCGACTTTGATTATCTACAAAACCATGCTG ATCCTGCTCCCGTGCAACCAAACCAACGAAGGAAAGACATGTCCGAAGAAGTCAGAAAGCAAGTTTATCAAACTTTGTTGTTAAGAAGCAAGAATGGGAAGCTAGGCAAGTCAGATACAAAAGTTGTGGCTGCTCAGTTTGGTGTACATCTTCGTCAAGTTCAGCGCCTGTGGAAGCAAGGTAAAACAGCACTTGCAAATAACATTCCGGTTGATGTTGGTAGTCGTAAGAAGGGAACAGTTGGCCGTAAGCCATCTATGTCTACTGCTGATTTGGAAGTTTTGCGTAGCATTCCTTACAAAGAAAGAATGACCATTGAAGATGTGTGTGCTAAACTTAACATGAGCAAATGGGctattcaaaggtatttgaaaaAAGGATTTCTTAGGCGCCACTCTAGTAGCATCAAACCGTATCTCACGCAAGCTAACAAGAAGGCTAGATTAAAGTGGTGTGTTGAAATGGTGAAGAGGGATTTGCTAGCCGACCCAAGGTTCAAAGATTTGTATGACTTTGTGTTCATTGATGAAAAGTGGTTCTATCTCTATCAAAAatctgaaaaatattatttactaCCCGATGAAGATGAGCCCCATCGGACTTGTAAGAACAAGAACTACATCCCTAGGCTTATGTTCTTGTGTGTTGTTGCTCGGCCAAGGTTTAGGGATGGGAATTGTACATTTGATGGTAGGATTGGTTGTTTTCCACTTGTTCGGTATGAACCGGCTATGAGAGGTAATGGGAGAACCGGACGTGTCCGTGGAGACTTG CGAGGGCATAGAAAAGCTCCCGGCGGCAAGGTTTCCGGCACCATCTCAGAGTCCGTCGCGACGAAGTCCGGCACCATCTCCGAGTCCAGCACGATGGAGTCCGGCACCTCTTGCGATGCGATGGAGTCTGGCACAGACTCGAACAGTGAATCTGGGGCGATCTCCCTGTCCGGCGAGCGGCGCGGCGAGCGTGAGCGTGAGCGGCTCGAGCGAGATGAAGCCATGCACGCGACGGACCGGCGAGCGCGAGTGGCGGCGCGGCGAGCACGCCGGCGAGCACGCGAGGTGGGAGCCTGGCGAGTTAGCGGCGAGTACTATCGATCGAGAGCGAGGACTGGTGAGTGGAGCTGTGATGCGAGCAGCGCTTCGAGCTGCGAGGCGAGCGGTACAACGGCATAG
- the LOC8083524 gene encoding aspartic proteinase nepenthesin-1, which yields MASLVLLLILLVPTISLPVARCNDNVGFQLKLTHVDAGTSYTKPQLLSRAIARSKARVAALQSAAVSPAPVADPITAARVLVTASSGEYLVDLAIGTPPLYYTAIMDTGSDLIWTQCAPCLLCAAQPTPYFDVKRSATYRALPCRSSRCAALSSPSCFKKMCVYQYYYGDTASTAGVLANETFTFGAASSTKVRAANISFGCGSLNAGELANSSGMVGFGRGPLSLVSQLGPSRFSYCLTSYLSPTPSRLYFGVFANLNSTNTSSGSPVQSTPFVINPALPNMYFLSVKGISLGTKRLPIDPLVFAINDDGTGGVIIDSGTSITWLQQDAYEAVRRGLASTIPLPAMNDTDIGLDTCFQWPPPPNVTVTVPDFVFHFDGANMTLPPENYMLIASTTGYLCLAMAPTSVGTIIGNYQQQNLHLLYDIANSFLSFVPAPCDII from the coding sequence ATGGCAAGCCTTGTGCTCTTGCTCATCTTACTCGTGCCTACCATATCGTTGCCAGTTGCTCGTTGCAATGACAACGTCGGATTCCAGCTGAAACTGACCCACGTCGACGCGGGCACGTCCTACACCAAGCCGCAGCTCCTCAGCCGCGCCATTGCGCGGAGCAAGGCCCGCGTGGCCGCGCTGCAGTCCGCCGCCGTGTCGCCGGCGCCCGTGGCGGACCCGATCACGGCGGCGCGCGTCCTCGTGACGGCCAGCAGCGGCGAGTACCTGGTGGACCTGGCCATCGGCACGCCGCCGCTGTACTACACGGCCATCATGGACACCGGGAGCGACCTCATCTGGACGCAGTGCGCGCCCTGCCTGCTCTGCGCCGCCCAGCCCACGCCCTACTTCGACGTGAAGAGGTCCGCCACGTACCGCGCCCTCCCGTGCCGGTCGTCGCGGTGCGCCGCGCTCTCCAGCCCTTCCTGCTTCAAGAAGATGTGCGTGTACCAGTATTACTACGGCGACACCGCGTCCACCGCCGGCGTCCTCGCCAACGAGACGTTCACGTTCGGCGCGGCCAGCTCGACCAAGGTCAGGGCAGCGAACATCTCGTTCGGGTGTGGCAGTCTCAACGCCGGCGAACTCGCCAACAGCTCCGGCATGGTCGGCTTCGGCCGTGGCCCGCTGTCGCTGGTGAGCCAGCTCGGGCCGTCCAGGTTCTCCTACTGCCTGACGTCGTACCTCTCGCCGACGCCGAGCAGGCTCTACTTCGGCGTGTTCGCGAACCTCAACAGCACCAACACCAGCTCCGGGTCGCCGGTGCAGTCCACGCCGTTCGTCATCAACCCGGCGCTGCCCAACATGTACTTCCTGTCGGTCAAGGGCATCAGCCTGGGGACCAAGCGCCTGCCCATCGACCCACTGGTGTTCGCCATCAACGACGACGGCACGGGCGGCGTCATCATCGACTCAGGCACGTCCATCACGTGGCTGCAGCAGGACGCCTACGAGGCCGTGCGGCGCGGGCTGGCGTCGACCATCCCGCTGCCGGCGATGAACGACACGGACATAGGCCTGGACACGTGTTTCcagtggccgccgccgccgaacgTGACCGTGACGGTGCCCGACTTCGTGTTCCACTTCGACGGCGCCAACATGACGCTGCCGCCGGAGAACTACATGCTAATCGCGAGCACCACGGGGTACCTGTGCCTGGCGATGGCGCCGACCAGTGTCGGCACCATCATCGGGAATTACCAGCAGCAGAACCTGCACCTGCTCTACGACATCGCCAATAGCTTCCTGTCGTTCGTTCCAGCTCCGTGCGACATTATATAG
- the LOC8083525 gene encoding aspartic proteinase nepenthesin-1, whose amino-acid sequence MALHIVLPVLCLTVAVAHGLSIDFRADLNHPYAGRSSLSTGDVIIHAARASKARAARINARLARVLGNLSAADVPVAPLSDQGHSLTVGIGTPPQPRTLIVDTGSDLIWTQCSMLSRRTRTAASASRQREPLYEPRRSSSFAYLPCSDRLCQEGQFSYKNCARNNRCMYDELYGSAEAGGVLASETFTFGVNAKVSLPLGFGCGALSAGDLVGASGLMGLSPGIMSLVSQLSVPRFSYCLTPFAERKTSPLLFGAMADLRRYRTTGTVQTTSILRNPAMETAYYYVPLVGLSLGTKRLDVPATSLGMIKPDGSGGTIVDSGSTMSYLEETAFRAVKKAVVEAVRLPVANGTDEDYDDYELCFALPTGVAMEAVKTPPLVLHFDGGAAMTLPRDNYFQEPRAGLMCLAVGTSPDGFGVSIIGNVQQQNMHVLFDVRNQKFSFAPTKCDDI is encoded by the coding sequence ATGGCGCTGCATATCGTCCTCCCCGTTCTGTGCCTCACCGTCGCCGTCGCCCACGGCTTATCGATTGACTTCCGAGCTGACCTTAACCACCCCTACGCTGGCCGCAGCTCGCTCTCTACGGGCGACGTCATTATCCACGCCGCCCGCGCCAGCAAGGCCCGTGCGGCGCGGATCAATGCCAGGCTCGCACGCGTCCTCGGCAACCTCTCGGCAGCCGACGTGCCCGTCGCCCCGCTCAGCGACCAGGGCCACTCGCTGACCGTCGGCATCGgcacgccgccgcagccgcgcaCTCTCATCGTCGACACCGGCAGCGACCTCATCTGGACGCAGTGCAGCATGCTGTCCCGCCGCACGCGCACGGCGGCGTCGGCGAGCCGGCAGCGCGAGCCGCTCTACGAGCCCCGCAGGTCCTCCTCCTTCGCCTACCTCCCCTGCAGCGACAGGCTGTGCCAGGAAGGCCAGTTCAGCTACAAGAACTGCGCCAGGAACAACAGGTGCATGTACGACGAGCTCTACGGCAGCGCCGAGGCCGGCGGCGTCCTCGCGTCCGAGACCTTCACCTTCGGCGTGAACGCCAAGGTCTCCCTCCCGCTCGGCTTCGGCTGCGGCGCGCTCTCAGCGGGGGACCTCGTCGGCGCCTCCGGCCTCATGGGCCTGAGTCCGGGGATCATGTCCCTCGTTTCGCAGCTGTCGGTGCCAAGGTTCTCCTACTGCCTCACTCCTTTCGCCGAGCGCAAGACCAGCCCGCTGCTGTTCGGTGCCATGGCGGACCTGCGCAGGTACAGGACGACGGGGACGGTCCAGACCACCTCCATATTGAGGAACCCGGCAATGGAGACGGCCTACTACTACGTGCCACTGGTGGGGCTGTCGCTTGGGACGAAGCGGCTGGACGTGCCGGCGACCAGCCTCGGGATGATAAAGCCGGACGGCAGCGGCGGCACGATCGTCGACTCCGGCAGCACGATGTCGTACCTCGAGGAGACGGCGTTCAGAGCCGTGAAGAAGGCGGTGGTGGAGGCAGTGAGGCTCCCGGTGGCGAACGGGACCGATGAGGACTATGATGACTATGAGCTGTGCTTCGCGTTGCCGACCGGCGTGGCGATGGAGGCGGTGAAGACGCCGCCGCTCGTGCTGCACTTCGACGGCGGCGCAGCGATGACGCTGCCGCGGGATAACTACTTCCAGGAGCCGAGAGCCGGGTTGATGTGCCTGGCTGTGGGCACGTCGCCGGATGGCTTCGGCGTGTCCATCATCGGCAACGTCCAGCAGCAGAACATGCACGTGCTGTTTGATGTGCGCAACCAGAAGTTCTCCTTCGCGCCAACAAAATGTGACGACATCTGA